One region of Salvelinus namaycush isolate Seneca chromosome 3, SaNama_1.0, whole genome shotgun sequence genomic DNA includes:
- the LOC120041674 gene encoding synaptogyrin-2-like isoform X1 — protein MESGAYGASLAGGAFDFMSFIKQPQTIVRILSWLFSIVVFATITGEGYVNPPQQKDTKCMFNGNDSACGFGVGIGILAFLACVIFIVLDAYFPQISNAKERKNIVTGDLVFSGVWTLFWFICFCVLANQWSHTTETAAISADAARAVVAFSFFSIVTWALLTTFAYTRYRQGVSDIDQGYTDPANDYSTPYPSTSAYPPYPTSGPEGYQQSPFTPQNQEQPAPYQPPSY, from the exons atggaATCTGGTGCCTATGGGGCCTCGCTGGCCGGAGGTGCCTTCGATTTTATGAGCTTTATTAAACAACCTCAAACCATAGTCCGCATTTTGAGCTGG CTCTTTTCCATAGTGGTGTTTGCCACCATCACTGGAGAAGGCTATGTCAACCCTCCACAGCAAAAAGACACCAAATGCATGTTCAACGGGAATGACAGCGCATGCGGCTTCGGAGTGGGTATCGGAATTTTGGCCTTTCTCGCCTGCGTCATCTTCATCGTACTGGACGCCTATTTCCCTCAGATCAGCAACGCCAAAGAGAGGAAGAACATTGTCACTGGCGACTTGGTCTTCTCTG GAGTGTGGACGTTGTTCTGGTTCATCTGCTTCTGTGtcctggccaatcagtggtctcaCACCACCGAAACAGCGGCCATCTCTGCCGATGCCGCCCGAGCCGTAGTggccttctccttcttctccattGTCACTTGG GCTCTATTGACTACATTTGCTTATACAAGATACCGCCAAGGAGTGAGTGACATTGACCAGGGCTACACAGACCCAGCCAATGACTACAGCACCCCTTACCCATCTACCTCCGCCTATCCGCCATACCCCACCAGTGGGCCAGAGGGCTACCAGCAGTCCCCTTTCACCCCCCAAAACCAAGAGCAACCAGCACCATATCAGCCCCCGTCTTACTGA
- the LOC120041674 gene encoding synaptogyrin-2-like isoform X2 gives MITGLCDGPQGVLTDKLLSLQLFSIVVFATITGEGYVNPPQQKDTKCMFNGNDSACGFGVGIGILAFLACVIFIVLDAYFPQISNAKERKNIVTGDLVFSGVWTLFWFICFCVLANQWSHTTETAAISADAARAVVAFSFFSIVTWALLTTFAYTRYRQGVSDIDQGYTDPANDYSTPYPSTSAYPPYPTSGPEGYQQSPFTPQNQEQPAPYQPPSY, from the exons ATGATAACAGGCCTATGTGACGGACCCCAGGGTGTTCTAACAGACAAGTTGTTGTCTCTTCAGCTCTTTTCCATAGTGGTGTTTGCCACCATCACTGGAGAAGGCTATGTCAACCCTCCACAGCAAAAAGACACCAAATGCATGTTCAACGGGAATGACAGCGCATGCGGCTTCGGAGTGGGTATCGGAATTTTGGCCTTTCTCGCCTGCGTCATCTTCATCGTACTGGACGCCTATTTCCCTCAGATCAGCAACGCCAAAGAGAGGAAGAACATTGTCACTGGCGACTTGGTCTTCTCTG GAGTGTGGACGTTGTTCTGGTTCATCTGCTTCTGTGtcctggccaatcagtggtctcaCACCACCGAAACAGCGGCCATCTCTGCCGATGCCGCCCGAGCCGTAGTggccttctccttcttctccattGTCACTTGG GCTCTATTGACTACATTTGCTTATACAAGATACCGCCAAGGAGTGAGTGACATTGACCAGGGCTACACAGACCCAGCCAATGACTACAGCACCCCTTACCCATCTACCTCCGCCTATCCGCCATACCCCACCAGTGGGCCAGAGGGCTACCAGCAGTCCCCTTTCACCCCCCAAAACCAAGAGCAACCAGCACCATATCAGCCCCCGTCTTACTGA
- the LOC120041691 gene encoding soluble calcium-activated nucleotidase 1-like isoform X1: MTVGQHSGRRRRRKGPSPMPVSPGYTQLEQNDPSMNPLHISVGGLPMLASMTNTPDPRFRLNLRAIVALALAIALVLLYMHLNPGSYSEVPSSRNWKSGHTGMAVDVAADRYNDTYPLSTPERTPQGTRYRIGVIADLDTDSRSDKKLTWFSYMRRGHLLVSESGTKVAVEWDAERVLLESHLAEKGRGMELSELVVFNGKLYSVDDRTGVVYHIDGSKAVPWVILPDGDGSVSKGFKAEWLAVKDEHLYVGGLGKEWTTTTGEVVNNNPEWVKVVGHQGDVQHQNWVPKYNLLRSAAGIEPPGYLIHESAAWSDSLQRWFFLPRRASKERYDETADERRAANLVLSCSPDFEDVTVNRVGPHNPTHGFSSFKFVPNTNDQIIVALKSEEDAGKIASYIMAFTLDGQILLPETMIGDVKYEGLEFI; encoded by the exons ATGACAGTCGGCCAGCAttcaggaaggaggaggagaagaaagg GTCCCTCCCCCATGCCTGTTTCTCCAGGCTACACCCAACTGGAGCAGAATGATCCGTCTATGAACCCCCTGCACATCTCAGTCGGAGGACTTCCCATGTTGGCCTCCATGACCAACACCCCAGACCCCCGATTCCGCCTCAATTTGAGGGCCATCGTAGCCCTGGCCCTGGCCATTGCCCTGGTCCTCCTCTACATGCACCTGAACCCGGGCTCCTACTCTGAGGTCCCCAGCTCCCGTAACTGGAAGTCTGGCCACACGGGGATGGCGGTGGACGTGGCGGCCGACCGCTACAATGACACTTACCCGCTCAGCACCCCCGAGCGGACGCCGCAGGGCACGCGCTACCGCATCGGGGTCATCGCCGACCTGGACACGGACTCGCGCAGCGACAAGAAGCTGACGTGGTTCAGCTACATGCGCCGGGGCCACCTGCTGGTGTCGGAGAGTGGCACCAAGGTGGCTGTGGAATGGGATGCGGAGAGGGTCCTGCTGGAGAGCCACCTGGCGGAGAAGGGCCGGGGCATGGAGCTGTCAGAGCTGGTGGTGTTCAACGGGAAGCTGTACAGCGTGGACGACCGAACGGGCGTGGTCTACCACATCGACGGCAGCAAGGCTGTGCCCTGGGTCATCCTACCCGACGGGGACGGCTCCGTCTCCAAAG GGTTCAAGGCTGAGTGGCTAGCAGTAAAGGACGAGCACTTGTACGTGGGTGGCCTGGGGAAAGAGTGGACAACCACCACGGGGGAGGTGGTCAACAACAACCCTGAGTGGGTAAAGGTGGTGGGCCATCAGGGGGACGTGCAGCACCAGAACTGGGTCCCCAAGTACAACCTCCTGAGGTCCGCAGCTGGGATCGAACCTCCAG GTTACCTGATCCACGAGTCGGCCGCGTGGAGCGACAGCCTGCAGCGCTGGTTCTTCCTCCCACGCCGCGCTAGCAAAGAGCGCTACGACGAGACGGCCGACGAGCGCCGCGCTGCCAACCTCGTCCTCAGCTGCTCGCCGGACTTCGAGGACGTCACTGTGAACCGGGTGGGCCCGCATAACCCCACTCACGGCTTCTCCTCCTTCAAGTTTGTCCCCAACACGAACGATCAGATCATCGTGGCTCTCAAGTCGGAGGAGGACGCTGGGAAAATCGCCTCGTACATAATGGCATTCACACTGGACGGCCAGATCCTGTTACCTGAAACCATGATAGGAGACGTGAAGTATGAGGGTCTGGAGTTCATTTAG
- the LOC120041691 gene encoding soluble calcium-activated nucleotidase 1-like isoform X2, with amino-acid sequence MDRGPSPMPVSPGYTQLEQNDPSMNPLHISVGGLPMLASMTNTPDPRFRLNLRAIVALALAIALVLLYMHLNPGSYSEVPSSRNWKSGHTGMAVDVAADRYNDTYPLSTPERTPQGTRYRIGVIADLDTDSRSDKKLTWFSYMRRGHLLVSESGTKVAVEWDAERVLLESHLAEKGRGMELSELVVFNGKLYSVDDRTGVVYHIDGSKAVPWVILPDGDGSVSKGFKAEWLAVKDEHLYVGGLGKEWTTTTGEVVNNNPEWVKVVGHQGDVQHQNWVPKYNLLRSAAGIEPPGYLIHESAAWSDSLQRWFFLPRRASKERYDETADERRAANLVLSCSPDFEDVTVNRVGPHNPTHGFSSFKFVPNTNDQIIVALKSEEDAGKIASYIMAFTLDGQILLPETMIGDVKYEGLEFI; translated from the exons ATGGACAGAG GTCCCTCCCCCATGCCTGTTTCTCCAGGCTACACCCAACTGGAGCAGAATGATCCGTCTATGAACCCCCTGCACATCTCAGTCGGAGGACTTCCCATGTTGGCCTCCATGACCAACACCCCAGACCCCCGATTCCGCCTCAATTTGAGGGCCATCGTAGCCCTGGCCCTGGCCATTGCCCTGGTCCTCCTCTACATGCACCTGAACCCGGGCTCCTACTCTGAGGTCCCCAGCTCCCGTAACTGGAAGTCTGGCCACACGGGGATGGCGGTGGACGTGGCGGCCGACCGCTACAATGACACTTACCCGCTCAGCACCCCCGAGCGGACGCCGCAGGGCACGCGCTACCGCATCGGGGTCATCGCCGACCTGGACACGGACTCGCGCAGCGACAAGAAGCTGACGTGGTTCAGCTACATGCGCCGGGGCCACCTGCTGGTGTCGGAGAGTGGCACCAAGGTGGCTGTGGAATGGGATGCGGAGAGGGTCCTGCTGGAGAGCCACCTGGCGGAGAAGGGCCGGGGCATGGAGCTGTCAGAGCTGGTGGTGTTCAACGGGAAGCTGTACAGCGTGGACGACCGAACGGGCGTGGTCTACCACATCGACGGCAGCAAGGCTGTGCCCTGGGTCATCCTACCCGACGGGGACGGCTCCGTCTCCAAAG GGTTCAAGGCTGAGTGGCTAGCAGTAAAGGACGAGCACTTGTACGTGGGTGGCCTGGGGAAAGAGTGGACAACCACCACGGGGGAGGTGGTCAACAACAACCCTGAGTGGGTAAAGGTGGTGGGCCATCAGGGGGACGTGCAGCACCAGAACTGGGTCCCCAAGTACAACCTCCTGAGGTCCGCAGCTGGGATCGAACCTCCAG GTTACCTGATCCACGAGTCGGCCGCGTGGAGCGACAGCCTGCAGCGCTGGTTCTTCCTCCCACGCCGCGCTAGCAAAGAGCGCTACGACGAGACGGCCGACGAGCGCCGCGCTGCCAACCTCGTCCTCAGCTGCTCGCCGGACTTCGAGGACGTCACTGTGAACCGGGTGGGCCCGCATAACCCCACTCACGGCTTCTCCTCCTTCAAGTTTGTCCCCAACACGAACGATCAGATCATCGTGGCTCTCAAGTCGGAGGAGGACGCTGGGAAAATCGCCTCGTACATAATGGCATTCACACTGGACGGCCAGATCCTGTTACCTGAAACCATGATAGGAGACGTGAAGTATGAGGGTCTGGAGTTCATTTAG
- the LOC120041691 gene encoding soluble calcium-activated nucleotidase 1-like isoform X3: protein MPVSPGYTQLEQNDPSMNPLHISVGGLPMLASMTNTPDPRFRLNLRAIVALALAIALVLLYMHLNPGSYSEVPSSRNWKSGHTGMAVDVAADRYNDTYPLSTPERTPQGTRYRIGVIADLDTDSRSDKKLTWFSYMRRGHLLVSESGTKVAVEWDAERVLLESHLAEKGRGMELSELVVFNGKLYSVDDRTGVVYHIDGSKAVPWVILPDGDGSVSKGFKAEWLAVKDEHLYVGGLGKEWTTTTGEVVNNNPEWVKVVGHQGDVQHQNWVPKYNLLRSAAGIEPPGYLIHESAAWSDSLQRWFFLPRRASKERYDETADERRAANLVLSCSPDFEDVTVNRVGPHNPTHGFSSFKFVPNTNDQIIVALKSEEDAGKIASYIMAFTLDGQILLPETMIGDVKYEGLEFI from the exons ATGCCTGTTTCTCCAGGCTACACCCAACTGGAGCAGAATGATCCGTCTATGAACCCCCTGCACATCTCAGTCGGAGGACTTCCCATGTTGGCCTCCATGACCAACACCCCAGACCCCCGATTCCGCCTCAATTTGAGGGCCATCGTAGCCCTGGCCCTGGCCATTGCCCTGGTCCTCCTCTACATGCACCTGAACCCGGGCTCCTACTCTGAGGTCCCCAGCTCCCGTAACTGGAAGTCTGGCCACACGGGGATGGCGGTGGACGTGGCGGCCGACCGCTACAATGACACTTACCCGCTCAGCACCCCCGAGCGGACGCCGCAGGGCACGCGCTACCGCATCGGGGTCATCGCCGACCTGGACACGGACTCGCGCAGCGACAAGAAGCTGACGTGGTTCAGCTACATGCGCCGGGGCCACCTGCTGGTGTCGGAGAGTGGCACCAAGGTGGCTGTGGAATGGGATGCGGAGAGGGTCCTGCTGGAGAGCCACCTGGCGGAGAAGGGCCGGGGCATGGAGCTGTCAGAGCTGGTGGTGTTCAACGGGAAGCTGTACAGCGTGGACGACCGAACGGGCGTGGTCTACCACATCGACGGCAGCAAGGCTGTGCCCTGGGTCATCCTACCCGACGGGGACGGCTCCGTCTCCAAAG GGTTCAAGGCTGAGTGGCTAGCAGTAAAGGACGAGCACTTGTACGTGGGTGGCCTGGGGAAAGAGTGGACAACCACCACGGGGGAGGTGGTCAACAACAACCCTGAGTGGGTAAAGGTGGTGGGCCATCAGGGGGACGTGCAGCACCAGAACTGGGTCCCCAAGTACAACCTCCTGAGGTCCGCAGCTGGGATCGAACCTCCAG GTTACCTGATCCACGAGTCGGCCGCGTGGAGCGACAGCCTGCAGCGCTGGTTCTTCCTCCCACGCCGCGCTAGCAAAGAGCGCTACGACGAGACGGCCGACGAGCGCCGCGCTGCCAACCTCGTCCTCAGCTGCTCGCCGGACTTCGAGGACGTCACTGTGAACCGGGTGGGCCCGCATAACCCCACTCACGGCTTCTCCTCCTTCAAGTTTGTCCCCAACACGAACGATCAGATCATCGTGGCTCTCAAGTCGGAGGAGGACGCTGGGAAAATCGCCTCGTACATAATGGCATTCACACTGGACGGCCAGATCCTGTTACCTGAAACCATGATAGGAGACGTGAAGTATGAGGGTCTGGAGTTCATTTAG